The proteins below come from a single Agrococcus beijingensis genomic window:
- a CDS encoding NAD(P)H-quinone oxidoreductase, whose amino-acid sequence MQAIQQHDVGGELFWADAPDPVAGHGEVVIDIVASAVNRADVMQAAGKYPPPPGASPVIGLECSGTISEVGAGVDGWAVGDRVCALLAGGGYAEQVAVPATQLLPVPDGVSLEDAAALPEALCTVWSAVRDMPDPSPGAMAIVHGGSGGIGTVAIQLLRAHGYRVAATSSARHLELVRSLGAELAIDYRSDDFVDAVLTATDGRGAECILDVVGGDYLARNLAALALDSALTVIAVQGGAKTEIDLRTMMTKRVTLRAMTLRARPVTGRGGKDAVVAEVRERWWPLVGQGVVQPVIGARLPMIEAQRAHALMGSSESPGGKILLVR is encoded by the coding sequence ATGCAGGCCATCCAGCAGCACGACGTCGGCGGCGAGCTCTTCTGGGCGGATGCGCCCGACCCGGTCGCGGGGCACGGCGAGGTGGTCATCGACATCGTCGCGTCGGCGGTGAACCGCGCCGACGTGATGCAGGCGGCCGGCAAGTACCCGCCGCCGCCCGGAGCCTCGCCCGTCATCGGGCTCGAGTGCTCCGGCACGATCAGCGAGGTGGGCGCGGGTGTCGACGGCTGGGCGGTGGGTGACCGCGTGTGCGCGCTGCTGGCCGGCGGCGGCTACGCCGAGCAGGTCGCGGTGCCGGCGACGCAGCTGCTGCCGGTGCCCGACGGCGTCTCGCTCGAGGACGCCGCGGCGCTGCCCGAGGCCCTCTGCACGGTGTGGAGCGCGGTGCGCGACATGCCCGACCCGTCGCCCGGCGCGATGGCGATCGTGCACGGCGGCAGCGGCGGCATCGGCACGGTCGCGATCCAGCTGCTGCGGGCGCACGGCTACCGCGTGGCCGCGACCTCGAGTGCCCGCCACCTCGAGCTGGTGCGCTCGCTCGGCGCCGAGCTCGCGATCGACTATCGGTCAGACGACTTCGTGGATGCGGTGCTGACGGCCACCGACGGACGCGGCGCCGAGTGCATCCTCGACGTCGTGGGCGGCGACTACCTGGCGCGCAACCTCGCGGCCCTCGCGCTCGACTCGGCGCTCACGGTGATCGCGGTGCAGGGCGGCGCGAAGACCGAGATCGACCTGCGGACCATGATGACGAAGCGGGTGACGCTGCGGGCGATGACGCTCCGCGCGCGGCCCGTCACCGGTCGCGGTGGGAAGGATGCGGTGGTCGCCGAGGTGCGCGAGCGCTGGTGGCCGCTGGTCGGCCAGGGCGTCGTGCAGCCGGTGATCGGCGCACGCCTGCCGATGATCGAGGCACAGCGGGCGCATGCGCTGATGGGCTCGAGCGAGTCGCCCGGGGGCAAGATCCTGCTCGTGCGGTGA
- a CDS encoding SPFH domain-containing protein: MPDVFSLPIILIAVGVVVVIALIAAAIRRYRIAEPDEAIIVTGRKGKKTIDAEGHTTQDLSGQKVVTGGGVFVMPFVQKSFKMSLRSRRLLFNTTAQAKDGITIHAQAVAVIKVGGTEESIRNAAQRFLSQQEEIESSTQEVLSGSLRGIIGQLTVLEIIHDRQALAAAVLQAAEDALSKQGLVVDTLQIQEINDTSNYLVNLGVPESAAVQRAAAIANTEAQKSAEQASIEAKKAILEANRVLQLQQAAVQAETDKAAAQAAAAKPLEDAVQRQAIVAQEEITAQRQAELREQQLNADVRKVADAESYRIQVTAEANAKAKATEANAERVARESRAEATRVEGVAAAAVIESRGSAERTARIAAAEAAKAEGEAEAVATAARGRAEAEAIGARGLAEGQAIEARAKALTENAQVVLAQELLKVLPQVAEAFGKAYASSNITVVSADGTGKLTGDMVGNMASMTQMMKDATGIDLQAIINATAQGNAAGSAMASKGQTGPVLVDAAPAEQAPAAE, from the coding sequence GTGCCTGACGTCTTCAGCCTGCCCATCATCCTCATCGCGGTCGGCGTCGTCGTCGTCATCGCCCTGATCGCGGCGGCCATCCGTCGCTACCGCATCGCCGAGCCCGACGAGGCGATCATCGTCACTGGCCGCAAGGGCAAGAAGACGATCGACGCCGAGGGCCACACCACGCAGGACCTCTCGGGCCAGAAGGTCGTCACCGGCGGCGGCGTCTTCGTCATGCCCTTCGTGCAGAAGTCGTTCAAGATGTCGCTGCGCTCGCGGCGGCTGCTGTTCAACACGACCGCGCAGGCGAAGGACGGCATCACGATCCACGCGCAGGCCGTGGCCGTCATCAAGGTCGGCGGCACCGAGGAGTCCATCCGCAACGCGGCGCAGCGATTCCTCTCGCAGCAGGAGGAGATCGAGTCGTCGACGCAGGAGGTGCTGTCGGGCTCGCTGCGCGGCATCATCGGCCAGCTGACGGTGCTCGAGATCATCCACGACCGGCAGGCGCTCGCCGCCGCGGTGCTGCAGGCGGCAGAGGATGCGTTGAGCAAGCAGGGACTGGTGGTCGACACCCTGCAGATCCAGGAGATCAACGACACCTCCAACTACCTCGTCAACCTGGGCGTGCCCGAGTCGGCCGCCGTGCAGCGCGCAGCGGCGATCGCCAACACCGAGGCGCAGAAGTCGGCGGAGCAGGCCTCGATCGAGGCGAAGAAGGCGATCCTCGAGGCGAACCGCGTGCTGCAGCTGCAGCAGGCGGCCGTGCAGGCCGAGACCGACAAGGCCGCCGCGCAGGCAGCCGCCGCGAAGCCGCTCGAGGATGCCGTGCAGCGCCAGGCGATCGTCGCGCAGGAGGAGATCACCGCGCAGCGCCAGGCAGAGCTGCGCGAGCAGCAGCTGAACGCCGACGTGCGCAAGGTCGCCGACGCCGAGTCGTACCGCATCCAGGTGACCGCAGAGGCGAACGCCAAGGCCAAGGCCACCGAGGCCAACGCCGAGCGCGTCGCGCGCGAGTCGCGGGCCGAGGCGACCCGCGTCGAGGGTGTCGCGGCAGCTGCGGTCATCGAGTCGCGAGGCAGCGCCGAGCGCACGGCGCGCATCGCCGCCGCCGAGGCCGCCAAGGCCGAGGGTGAGGCAGAGGCCGTCGCCACCGCCGCCCGCGGTCGCGCCGAGGCCGAGGCGATCGGCGCCCGCGGTCTGGCCGAGGGCCAGGCGATCGAGGCTCGCGCGAAGGCGCTCACCGAGAACGCGCAGGTCGTGCTCGCGCAGGAGCTGCTGAAGGTGCTGCCGCAGGTGGCCGAGGCCTTCGGCAAGGCCTACGCATCGTCGAACATCACGGTGGTCTCGGCCGACGGCACCGGCAAACTCACCGGCGACATGGTCGGCAACATGGCGTCGATGACGCAGATGATGAAGGACGCCACCGGCATCGACCTGCAGGCGATCATCAACGCCACGGCGCAGGGCAACGCTGCCGGTAGCGCGATGGCGAGCAAGGGCCAGACCGGCCCGGTGCTGGTCGACGCCGCGCCCGCCGAGCAGGCGCCCGCCGCCGAGTAG
- a CDS encoding SRPBCC family protein translates to MVDVQAQLGAVSRAVEATEQGGEAATRQSLSQVYRSPVDDVWDAVTSPERIARWFLPISGDLRLGGRYQTEGNAGGEILECEPRSHFRATWEFGGGVSWITVRVTPEGDGTRFTLEHVALDSAVPAEMAEMFGPGATGVGWDGGLLGLSLHLASPDTAMTPEEGVAWTMSPEGKAFNRAAADAWAEAAVAAGADAEVARRQADATYGFYTGQMGMEGEQDPAHHGG, encoded by the coding sequence ATGGTGGATGTGCAGGCCCAGCTGGGCGCGGTGAGCCGAGCGGTCGAGGCGACCGAGCAGGGCGGCGAGGCGGCGACGCGGCAGTCGCTGTCGCAGGTGTACCGATCCCCCGTCGACGACGTGTGGGATGCGGTGACCAGCCCCGAGCGGATCGCACGATGGTTCCTGCCGATCTCGGGCGACCTGCGGCTCGGCGGCCGCTACCAGACCGAGGGCAACGCGGGCGGCGAGATCCTCGAGTGCGAGCCGCGCTCGCACTTCCGGGCGACGTGGGAGTTCGGCGGCGGTGTCTCGTGGATCACCGTGCGGGTGACGCCCGAGGGCGACGGCACGCGCTTCACGCTCGAGCACGTGGCGCTCGACTCGGCGGTGCCGGCCGAGATGGCCGAGATGTTCGGGCCGGGCGCGACGGGCGTCGGCTGGGACGGCGGCCTGCTCGGGCTCTCGCTGCACCTGGCCTCGCCCGACACCGCGATGACGCCCGAGGAGGGCGTCGCCTGGACGATGAGCCCCGAAGGCAAGGCCTTCAACCGCGCGGCGGCGGATGCGTGGGCCGAGGCCGCGGTCGCGGCCGGCGCCGACGCGGAGGTCGCCCGTCGCCAGGCAGACGCCACCTACGGCTTCTACACGGGCCAGATGGGCATGGAGGGCGAGCAGGACCCCGCCCACCACGGCGGCTGA
- a CDS encoding ArsR/SmtB family transcription factor has translation MHALDVLGDPVRRRILELLTDGEASAGALATVIGREFGISQPAVSQHLRILREQGFATVRPEGQRRLYAVDASGPREAREWLSAFDGFWMPKLAALDTELARGRRQRRLASEREETEGETEPVDETRADASDDARVPRSDESSGEGTVPSGAAPAETTDDEE, from the coding sequence ATGCACGCACTCGATGTCCTGGGAGACCCGGTCCGGCGACGCATCCTCGAGCTCCTCACCGATGGCGAGGCCAGCGCCGGAGCGCTCGCGACCGTGATCGGCCGGGAGTTCGGCATCAGCCAGCCCGCCGTGAGCCAGCACCTGCGGATCCTGCGCGAGCAAGGCTTCGCGACCGTGCGACCGGAGGGGCAGCGCAGGCTCTACGCCGTCGACGCCTCCGGTCCGCGCGAGGCGCGCGAGTGGCTCAGCGCGTTCGACGGATTCTGGATGCCCAAGCTCGCCGCGCTCGACACCGAGCTGGCGCGCGGGCGACGGCAGCGCCGCCTCGCCAGCGAGCGGGAGGAGACCGAGGGCGAGACCGAGCCGGTCGACGAGACGCGAGCGGACGCATCCGACGACGCCCGGGTGCCGCGATCCGATGAGAGCAGCGGCGAGGGAACGGTGCCATCGGGCGCCGCCCCCGCCGAGACCACCGACGACGAGGAGTGA